A genomic region of Saccopteryx bilineata isolate mSacBil1 chromosome 1, mSacBil1_pri_phased_curated, whole genome shotgun sequence contains the following coding sequences:
- the ACVRL1 gene encoding serine/threonine-protein kinase receptor R3 has product MTLDAPRRGLLMLLMVLGLSQGDPVKPSQGPLVTCTCENPHCRGPTCQGAWCTVVLVREAGRHPQEHRGCGNLHQELCLGRPTEFVNHYCCYSSLCNHNVSLALEATPTPEQPQVDGQLPLILGPVLAFLVLVVLGALGLWHVRRRQEKHLGLHSELGESRLILKASEQRDSMLGDLLDSDCTTGSGSGLPFLVQRTVARQVALVECVGKGRYGEVWRGLWHGESVAVKIFSSRDEQSWFRETEIYNTVLLRHDNILGFIASDMTSRNSSTQLWLITHYHEHGSLYDFLQRHTLGPQLALGLAVSAACGLAHLHVEIFGTQGKPAIAHRDLKSRNVLVKSNLQCCIADLGLAVMHSQGSDYLDIGNNPRVGTKRYMAPEVLDEQIRTDCFESYKWTDIWAFGLVLWEITRRTVVNGIVEDYRPPFYDMVPNDPSFEDMKKVVCVDQQTPTIPNRLAADPVLSGLAQMIRECWYPNPSARLTALRIKKTLQKLSNSLEKPKVIL; this is encoded by the exons ATGACCTTGGACGCCCCCAGGAGAGGCCTTCTGATGCTACTGATGGTCTTGGGCCTGAGCCAGG GTGACCCTGTAAAGCCTTCTCAGGGCCCACTGGTGACCTGCACGTGTGAGAACCCACATTGCAGGGGGCCTACCTGCCAGGGGGCCTGGTGCACGGTAGTGCTGGTGCGGGAGGCGGGTAGGCACCCTCAGGAGCATCGGGGCTGTGGGAACCTGCACCAGGAGCTCTGCCTGGGACGCCCCACTGAGTTCGTCAACCACTACTGCTGCTACAGCTCCCTCTGCAACCACAACGTGTCCCTGGCGCTGGAGG CTACCCCGACCCCAGAGCAGCCACAAGTAGATGGTCAGCTGCCTCTGATCCTGGGCCCTGTGCTGGCCTTCCTGGTCCTGGTGGTCCTGGGTGCTCTGGGCCTGTGGCATGTCCGGCGAAGGCAGGAGAAACATCTTGGCCTACACAGCGAGCTTGGCGAATCCAGACTCATCCTGAAGGCAtctgagcagagggacagcatgTTGGGA GACCTCCTGGACAGTGATTGCACAACGGGCAGTGGCTCGGGGCTCCCTTTTCTGGTGCAGAGGACAGTGGCACGGCAGGTCGCCCTGGTAGAGTGTGTGG GAAAGGGCCGTTATGGCGAGGTGTGGCGAGGACTATGGCATGGTGAGAGTGTGGCAGTCAAGATCTTCTCCTCGAGGGATGAACAGTCCTGGTTCCGGGAGACTGAGATATACAACACAGTATTGCTCAGACACGACAACATCTTAG GCTTTATTGCCTCCGACATGACTTCCCGCAACTCGAGTACACAGCTGTGGCTTATCACTCACTACCACGAGCATGGCTCCCTCTACGACTTTCTGCAGAGGCACACCTTGGGGCCCCAGCTGGCCCTCGGGCTGGCTGTGTCCGCAGCCTGCGGCCTGGCGCATCTGCATGTGGAGATTTTTGGTACTCAGGGCAAACCTGCCATCGCCCACCGGGACCTCAAGAGCCGCAACGTGCTGGTCAAGAGCAACCTGCAGTGTTGCATCGCGGACCTGG GCCTGGCTGTGATGCACTCTCAGGGTAGTGATTATCTGGACATCGGCAACAACCCACGAGTGGGTACCAAACGGTACATGGCGCCCGAGGTGCTGGACGAGCAGATCCGCACTGACTGCTTCGAGTCCTACAAGTGGACGGACATCTGGGCCTTTGGCCTGGTGCTGTGGGAGATCACCCGCCGGACCGTTGTCAACG GCATTGTGGAAGACTATAGACCACCCTTCTATGACATGGTGCCCAATGATCCCAGCTTTGAAGACATGAAGAAGGTGGTGTGTGTTGACCAGCAGACCCCCACCATCCCCAACAGGCTGGCTGCAGACCCG gTCCTCTCAGGCCTGGCTCAGATGATCCGGGAGTGCTGGTACCCCAACCCCTCGGCCCGCCTCACTGCACTGCGGATCAAGAAGACACTGCAGAAACTCAGCAACAGTCTTGAGAAGCCCAAAGTGATTCTCTAG